GGATGCCGCTCGACAACCCATTGCCGACGCCGAGCACCGCCGCGAACATGCCGAACCACAGCACGGCCGCATCGAGATCATGGGTGAACGACAGGGCGAGGAATCCCGCGCCCATCAGCACCATCGCGGGCATCGCCGCCCACAGCCTGCCGAAGCGGTCCATCACCTGGCCGCTCGCGTAGAACAGGGCGAAGTCGATCGCACCCGAGATGCCGACGACGAGGGCGATCGTGGAGGCATCCAGGCCCAGCGACAGGCCCCACAGCGGAAGCACGACCTGACGCGCGGACCGGACGGCCGACAGCGATGCTGCCGCGAGCCCGAGGCGGCCGAGCACACTGCGCTGCTGCCACATCGTGCGGAAGATGCCGGTGCGCTCGACCGTCGGGATCGACCCGGTCACGACCTCACCCGAGTCGTCGGAGAGAGAGGCAGTGCGCACCGCGGTGGTCGGCGGGATCGTCTTCTCGGGATCCGGGCCGAGCAGCACCAGCAGCACCATCACGACGAGGCAGCCGAGGAAGAACCAGATCGCGGCGGACTCCGACCCGAACAGCTGCAGAAGTCCGGCCGCCACGAACGGGCCGATGAAGATGCCGAGACGGAAGCTGCCGCCGAGCAGCGAGAGCGCTCTGGCACGGAACGCGATCGGCACCCGAGTGGTCATGAAGGCGTGGCGCGCGAGCCCGAAGGCGGCCGCGCAGAAGCCCAGCAGGAAGACCGACGCAGCGAGCACGGCCAACGACGGGGCGAGCACCATCCCGACGCCGGCAGCGATCGCGATCACGCCGGCGATCACCATCGTGACCCGCTCGCCGATGCGGGCTACCGCCCAGCCCGCCGGCAGGTTGCCGCACAGCTGACCGACGACCAGTGCGGAGGCCACGAGCGCCGCGAATGCGACATCCGCGCCCATCGCCGACGCGATCACCGGGATCAGCGGGATGACGGCGCCCTCGCCGAGGGAGAAGAGGACCGTGGGGAGATACACCATCGGTCCGAATCGCCTCAGGACCGTGGATGCGCTGCTCACTCGTTTCACGCTACTCCCGTTCCCGGGCCGTCGCCGTCCGCGCAGGCGGCACGGTACGCTGGAGCCGACATGCTCGAACTCGATCTCTCCGCCGACATCCAGGCCCTGCGACTCACCTACGGTGACATCCGCGAGGTGCTCGATGTCGAGACCATCCGCTCCGACATCGCCCGCCTCAGCGAGGAAGCCGGCGCGCCGGACCTCTGGGACGACCCCGAACGCGCCCAGAAGGTGACCAGCGCGCTGAGCCACCGGCAGTCGGCGCTCGCCCGGGTCGAGGGGATCGGTCGTCGGCTCGACGACCTCGAGGTGCTCGTCGACCTCGCGAACGAGATGGGTGACGAGGACTCCGCCGTCGAGGCCCGCGCCGAGCTCAACGCGCTCACCGAGATCATCAACCAGCTCGAAGTGCAGACGCTGATGGACGGCGAGTACGACGAGCGGTCCGCGATCATCACCATCCGCTCCGGTGCCGGCGGCGACGACGCCACCGACTTCGCCGAGATGCTGATGCGCATGTACCTGCGCTGGGCCGAGCGTCACAAGTACCCCGTGAAGGTGCTCGACACCTCCTACGCCGAGGGTGCGGGCATCAAGTCCGCGACCTTCGAGATCGACGCCCCCTATGCCTTCGGCACCGTGTCGGTCGAGGCCGGCACGCACCGTCTGGCCAGGATCAGCCCCTTCGGCTCGGCCGACAAGCGCCAGACCTCGTTCGCCGCGGTCGAGGTCATCCCGCTCATGGAGGAGGCGACCGAGGTCGACATCCCCGAGAGCGACATCCGCGTCGACGTCTTCCGCTCGTCCGGCCCCGGTGGCCAGTCGGTCAACACCACCGACTCCGCCGTGCGCCTCACGCACCTTCCGACCGGCATCGTCGTGTCGATGCAGAACGAGAAGTCGCAGATCCAGAACCGTGCTGCCGCGATGCGCGTGCTGCAGACCCGCCTCCTGCTGCTGCAGAAGGAGGAGGAGGCTGCGAAGAAGAAGGAGCTCGCCGGGAACATCACCGCGAGCTGGGGCGACCAGATGCGCTCGTACTTCCTCTACGGCCAGCAGCTCGTCAAGGACCTGCGCACCGGACACGAGTCCGGCAACCCGGCCGCCGTGTTCGACGGCGACCTCGACGGGTTCATCTCGGCCGGCATCCGCTGGCGCAAGCGCAAGGAAGAGGACTGAGCTCAGCGCTCTGACCTCAGCGCTCTGAGCGCGTTCCGAGTTCGCGCCTCGTTCAGCTCAGCGGGCGGCGCCCTCGAGCGTGCCGGTGATCTCCTCGTAGCTCACCGCGATGCACTGGATCGCCCGGTCGTTCCACCGATTCCACGAGGCCTCGGTCGGCACGAACCAGTAGTTGTCGAGCTCGGACTCCTCGTACGGCACCCCGATGAACGTCGCAAAGCCCGCGTCGCACTTCTCCGTGGCGAGCCTCTGGAGTTCGTCGTCACCCGGGAAATCGCCGTCCGGCGCGTCGAAGATGAGGTAGACCTCGTCGGTGTGCGGCTGGTCGCAGGGCACGATCGGGAGCTCGTAGATCTCGTCATCCCACTCGATCAGCGGCAGGCAGTGCCCGACCTCGAGGTCGCCGATCGGCACCGTCTCGGTGCCTTCGGGAAGCCCGCCGTCCGCGCCCGGATCCTCGGACTCCTCGGCGGAGGCCGACGGCGACGGAGTGGGGGAGGCGAGCCCGGTCATGCCGAGCGAGAGCAGCCCGACGCCGATCGCGAGCACCGAGCCGACGACGCCGACCGCCAGACCCGTGATGCCCGGCCACTTCGTCCCCGGAAGGAAGAGCGAGACGAGCGAGGCGACGAAGCCCGCGCCCAGCAGCACCCAGCCGACGACGGAGATCACCGGGATGCACGACAGGATGACGCCGACGACGACCACCGCGAGTCCGATGATGCCGAGGATCGACGCCCGGGTCTTCGGCTGCGCGGGAGTGAACTGACCAGGGTACGCGCCGGGCTGGCCCGACCATGGATACGGGTTCTGCGCGATCGCCGACGGGGCGTCAGCACGCGGATACGGGTCGGCGCCGGCATCCGCTGCCGGGCTCGGCGCCTGCCACACGTGCGGAGCGACGAAGGGCTGCTCGACCGGCGCGGAGGCGGCTGCGCCCTGTGCTGCCGAGGCCTGCACCGGCGCGGCAGAGGCCGGCACCGGTGCAGACTCGGCCTGCGGGGCGGGAGGGGCGGACTCGACGGTGTGCTGCGTCCACCCCGAGCCGTCCCACCAGCGTTGACGGCCCGAGCCGTCGTCGTACCACCCCGCCGGGGTCGTCATCGCTCCTGCCCGCTGTTCGGGATCAGCCGGCGGACGGCGTGATCGAGATGCGCGCGACCTCTTCGAGGAGCTCGTCGGTGAAGATGATCTCGTACGACTCGCTCTGCGCGACATCGAACGTGATGGTGCCGGTGATGGTGTCGCCGGCCGCGAGCTCCTCGGCGACGATCCCGTCGACGTAGTAGTCGTAGGTGCCCTCTGCGCCCTCGGCGGTCTCGATCGAGAAGTAGAAGGGGTTCACGTAGCTCGTGCCGGAGATGCCCTCGAAGGTGACATCGAGGATGACGTAGCCGCCGTTGGTCGACTCGATGCTCGAGCCGTCGGTGGTCGCCCACTTCGCCGAGTTGATCGTGACCTCGCTCGTGCCCGAGAGCTGCTCGATCGTCACGGGAGCACCGAGCTCGCCTTCGACGACCTCAGGGGTGTCGGTGCCGTCTTCGGTGCCACTGGACGGGGAGTCCGTCGGCAGGTCGTCGACGGCGTCGGCGACGCTCGCGACCGCGAACACGATCGCGACGATGACCGCGATGATCGTGCCAACGACGGACAGGATGAGCCCGGTGATGCCCGGCCACTTCTTGCCCTTCAGGAAGAGCGAGATCAGCGACACGATGAAGCCCGCGGCGAGCAGGATCCAGCCGAACACGAAGGTGACCGGGATGCAGGCGAGCAGCGTGCCGAGGGCGGCGAGACCGAGGCCGACGATGCCGACGATCGAGATGCCGGCCGGGGCTGCGGGTGCCGCAGCGCCGTAGGCGGGCGGGTAGCCGCCGGGCGCGCCGTAGTTCTGCCCGGCGGGAGCGTACGCCGCAGCGCCGGGGTAGCTGGGAGCGGCTGCCGGATATCCGGGAGCCGTCGGGTACGCCCCGGGCTGCGCGGGCGCTGCGCCAGGGTAGGAGGGAGCGGCGCCAGGGTAGGAGGGCGCTGCGGCGGGGTAAGAGGGGGCGGCATTCGCGTAGGGCGGCACGTCGCCGTCGAGCGGCGCCGTCGGACCGGTGCCTCCCGGGGCGACGAAGTCCTGCTGCGGGGCGGACTCGACGGCGGAGTCGGCAGGCGTGGCCGCCGGGGACTCTGAGGCCGCCCACGCGGGTGCGGCGTCGGGGGCTGCGACGTCTTCGGCGGGTGTCTGCGACGCGCTCTGCCCGACCGTGTCGTCTGCGGCATCCGTCGGTGCCGGGGTGTTCCAGGACTGGCTCTCCACCGCGGCCACGGACTGGATCGAATCGGCGGTCTCAGCCTCCGCGGCCGACCCCGTCGACGTCTCGGCCGATGCCCGGTCGTGGGTGGCATCCAGATCGTCCTCGGTGGAGGATGCTTCCGCAGCAGCATCTGCGGCGGTCGCCTCGACGGCGGACTCTGCTGCCGGGGCCTCCGCGACGGGTGCGAAGTGCTCCGTCCACTGCGTGCCGTCCCACCAGCGCTGGCGCCCGGATCCGTCGTCGTACCAGCCTGCAGGCGTCGTCATGGTGTTCCCCTCGAAGTCGTGGTCCACGCAGACGGCATGGATCGGCATCTCCATGTATATCAGTGGAGGCAGACGCTCAGGGAGTGCCCGGGGTGTCGCTCGCGGGCACACGACACGGCGCGCTTAGGCTCGAACAGCCATGATTCGGTTCGAGAACGTCACGAAACGCTACCGCGGGACCGCGAGGCCCGCGCTGTCCGGTGTCGACTTCGAAGTGCAGCGCGGGGAGTTCGTCTTCCTCGTCGGTGCCTCGGGGTCCGGCAAATCGTCCTGCCTGCGGCTCATCCTGAGGGAGGACGTGCCGACGACAGGTCGCGTCGCCGTGCTCGGACGTGATCTTCGCTCGCTCGCGAACCGCAAGGTGCCGTACTTCCGGCGCCACATCGGATCCGTCTTCCAGGACTTCCGCCTGCTCCCGTCGAAGACGGTCTACCAGAACGTGGCGTTCACGCTGCAGGTGACCGGCTCCTCCCGCGGCTTCATCCAGCAGGCGGTGCCGGAGGCTCTCGCCCTCGTCGGACTCGACGGCAAGCAGAAGCGGATGCCGCACGAGCTCTCCGGTGGAGAGCAGCAGCGCGTCGCGATCGCCAGGGCGCTCGTCAACCGCCCCCAGGTGCTGCTCGCCGACGAGCCGACCGGAAACCTCGACCCCGCCACCTCGGTCGACATCATGCAGCTGCTCGCGCGCATTAACGCCGGAGGCACGACTGTGCTCATGGCCACTCACGAGGCGGCGTTCGTCGACCAGATGCAGCGTCGGGTCATCGAGCTCCGTGACGGCGAGATGGTGCGTGACGAGGTGCACGGCGGATACGGCGACACCTCCAACATCCCTCGACTCGTGCCGGAGGAGGTGCGAGGCGCGGCGGCCGCCGCAGCCCTCACCGCGGTCCAGGAGGTGCAGCGCCAGACCTCCGACCTCTCGATCGTCCGGGCGGCCCTCGCCGAGGAGCTGAGTGCCCAGCGCAAGGCCGCAGCGGCGTCGTCCGACGCCGTGCCGACGGCATCCGAGACTCCCGAGGCGCAGGCCGCACCGCTCGAGGAGCCGGTCGTCGAGCAGCCGGTCGTCGAGCAGGTCGCTGCGCGGATGCCCGGTGAGACGACCCCCGTCGCTCCCGCCGGTCCGCGCACGCACCCGATCGTGCTTCCCGAGGTCGACGTCGCCGAACTCGGGGTGGCCGATCGACTCGGCCTCTCTGATGACGGCGCAGAGGAAGTGGGCCCGACCTCATGAGAATCGGACTCATCCTCACCGAGGTCCTCGGCGGCCTGCGGCGCAACATCTCGATGGTGATCTCCGTCGTCCTGGTGACCTTCGTCTCGCTGACCTTCGTCGGCGCAGCCATCCTCATGCAGGCGCAGATCGGCACGATGCGCGGTTACTGGACCGAGCGGGCGCAGGTCGCGGTCTACATGTGCTCGGACATCTCCGAGCAGGACACCTGTGTCGACGGCGGTGCCTCTGAGGACCAGGTGAATGCCGTCCGCGACCAGCTGGAGGGCGAGGCGCTCGCGCCGCTCATCAGCGAAGTCACCTTCGACTCGAAGGAAGACACCTACGCCAAGCTGGTCGACCAGCTGGGCGAGGACCAGGCCAGCGTGATCACGCCGGACCAGGCGTTCGAGGTGTTCTTCGTGACGATGAAGGACCCTGGGCAATCCCAGGTCATCGCGGAGGCGTTCAACGGCGTCGCCGGGGTCGAGCAGGTCCAGGACCAGCTGCAGTACCTCGAACCCCTCTTCTCGGCCCTCACCGTCGCGACGTACATCGCCGTTGGGATCGCCGTGCTCATGCTCATCGCCGCCATCCTGCTGATCGGCACGACCATCCGGCTATCCGCGTATGCGCGGCGCAAGGAGATCGGGATCATGCGTCTGGTCGGCGCCTCGAACCGCTTCATCCAAACGCCGTTCGTGCTGGAGGGCGTCTTCGCCGCATTCCTCGGGTCCGTCCTGGCGAGTGCCGCCGTGGTCGCAGGTGTGCACTTCGGTGTCGACGGCTACCTGCGAGGGCGCGTCCCGTTCATCACGACCTGGGTCTCGATGAGGGACGCCGCGATCGTGGTGCCGGTCCTGATCGGCATCGGCGTGGTGCTCGCCGCGCTCTCGGCAGGCTTCGCGATCCGTCGCTGGCTGCGCACGTGAGCCGCCCGTCGGTATAGACTGACAGGCTGTCGTGCGCCCGCCACCGGGCTCTGGAGCCACTGCACGGCACGGATCAGGAGAGAATCATGCCCAGGGAACGCGGGGAGAAGGTCATCGCGACCAATCGTCGCGCACGTCACGACTACAACATCGAGAAGTCGTACGAGGCGGGGATGGTGCTCACCGGCACCGAGGTGAAGTCGCTGCGCCAGGGGCGCGCGAATCTGAGCGACGGCTACGCGTTCGTCAAGGGCAACGAGGTGTTCCTCGACTCCGTGCACATCCCGGAGTACTCGCAGGGCCACTGGACCAACCACTCGGCCAAGCGCGTCCGCAAGCTGCTGCTGCACCGCGAGGAGATCGCGAAGCTGCAGCATGCCGTCTCGGCCGGTGGCTACACGCTGATCCCGCTCAAGCTGTACTTCTCCGACGGTCGGGCCAAGGTCGAGATCGCTCTCGCCAAGGGCAAGCGCGAGTTCGACAAGCGCCAGACGCTGCGCGAGCGTCAGGACACCCGCGAGGCCGAGCGCGCGATGCGCCTGCGCAACCGCGTCGGCGAGTGATCAGCTCTCGGTAGCGAACCCGAAGACGCGGCCGAGGAACGAGTACTCGCGCTCGAGCGCATCCACGATCGTCTCCTTCGCACGGAACCCGTGTCCCTCACCCGGGTAGAGGACGTACTCGTGATCGATCCCGCGCGCAGCCAGTGCGTCGCGGATGGCCTCCGACTGCGACGGCGGCACCACCCGGTCATCCGCTCCCTGCATCAGCAGCACCGGCACATCGATCCGGTCCGCATGGGTCAGGGGAGAGCGGTCGACGTAGAGATCCTCGGCCTCCGGCAGCGGGCCGACGAGACCGTCGATGTAATGCGCCTCGAAGTCGGGGGAGTGCGCGGTCAGCATCCGCAGGTCGGCCACGCCGTAGCGGCTGATGCCCGCCGCGAACGTGCCGCCTCGGACGAGGGCGGACAGCACCGTCCAGCCGCCGGCAGATCCGCCGCGGATCGCGATGCGGTGAGGATCCGCGAGGCCGGCCTCGGCGAGGCCGCGGGCGGCGGCGATGACATCGTCGACGTCCACGACGCCCCATGCCCCGTCGAGGCGCTCACGATAGGCGCGTCCGTAGCCGGTGGAGCCGCCGTAGTTCACGTCGAGCACGCCGATGCCCCGGCTCGTCCAGAACGCGATGGCGGCCGATGCGGCTCCCGTGACGTGCGCGGTGGGACCGCCGTGCACCCACACGATGTAGGGCGCGAGCTCGCCCTCGGGTGCCGACGTCGTCGGGTTCGCCGGGGAGTACACGAAGGCGTGCACGTCGCCGTGCGCTCCCTTCACGACCAGTGAGGAGGCTGCGGGCATCCAGTCGGGGTCGACGGGCTCGGCACCGGTGATCGCCGTGACCTCACCCGAGTCCACGTCGACGCACCACACGCCAGGCGATGTCGTCGAGCTGTTCCCGGAGAGCAGCACCCGGGTGCCTGAGACGTCGTCGACGCTGACATGTCCGTCGGCGGGGAGCTCGAGCACCCGGGCGGCACCGTCGTGATCGAGGAGGACGACCTCGTCGCGTCCTTCGGTCCGCACGGCGACGAGACGCCCGTCATCGAGCGGCCGGTACCAGCGGTTGCCCAGCACCCAGAGCCCGTATCCGGTGTCGGCGTCGACGTCGTCGTCACCCACGGGCTCCGCCGGCCCGAGCGCTCGGAGATTCTCGATGCGCTGACGGTGCAGCGTCCAGCGACGGGAGGGATCGTCGGCGTAGACGAGTTCCGTGTCATCCAGCCATTCGGGCTGCAGAGCCGCGCGGGCGGGCAGCTCGACGGCGGTCGCACCGTCCGAGAGCTTGAGGGCGGCATGTTGCCACGGCATCCGCCGTCCCGACCACTCGACCCAGGCGATGCGGGTACCGTCGGGGGAGAGGGCGGGATGCGCGTAGAACGACTCGCCCTCGACGACCACGTGCAGTCGAGAGGCGTCGTCGTGCGCCGAACCGTCGGTGGGGATCTCGATGATCGCCCGGCGGTGAGGGTCCTGCGTCAGGTCTTCCCTGACGGCGAACAGGCGGCCCTGCTGCAACCGCAGGCCGCCGTGGGCGGGGCCCGCGGGGGTCAGCGGGGCCGGTGTGCCGCCCCGCGGCATCCGATGCACGCGCTGATCTGAAGCGGCCACGAAGTAGAGAGTGCCGTCGTCGTCGGCTGTCCATGCCCCGCCGCCGTACTCGTGCACCCGCGAGCGAGCGCTCCAGGGGGCGGGAAGGATGTCGGCCCCGGTCGAGCTGCGCACGGTCAGGCGCCCGCCCTCGGAGGGGACGGATTCGCCCCACCAGATCTCCTCGCCGACGAATAGGGCGCCGTCGATCCGTGGTGCGGCGGTGGCGACAGTGGCGGGGGAGAAGGGAGAGGGCCAGGTACCGAACGGCGACGACATGCTCCGAGCCTATGGTGCCGACCGACGGCCCGCATCGGGCGGAGTGCGGACGACGGTGCCGCGCATGACGAAGGCTCCTCCTGTGCAGGAGGAGCCTTCGCGGGAGTCAGACGGCGCGCAGCACGGCCACGATCTTGCCGAGGATGACGGCTTCGTCACCCAGGATCGGCTCGAACGCGGAGTTGCGCGGCAGCAGCCACGTGTGGCCGTCACGGCGACGCAGCACCTTGACCGTGGCCTCGCCGTCGAGCATGGCCGCGACGATCTCGCCGTTCTCCGCGCTGTTCTGCGACCGGACGACGACCCAGTCGCCGTCGCAGATCGCCGCGTCGATCATCGACTCGCCCGAGACGTTGAGCATGAAGAGGTCGCCCTTGCCGACGAGCTGCCGGGGAAGGGGGAAGATCTCCTCGACCTGCTGATCGGCGGTGATCGGAACCCCGGCGGCGATACGCCCGACCAGGGGGACGAGTGCGGCGTCGCCGACAGGCGTCGCGACATCGGCGGGGTTCTCGCCGCTCGTACCGGGCAGGTCGATGAGCACCTCCATGGCACGCGTCTTGCCCGGATCGCGCCGCAGGTAGCCGCTGAGCTCGAGCTGACCGAGCTGATGGGTGACGCTCGACAGCGACTTCAGGCCGACGGCGTCGCCGATCTCGCGCATGCTGGGCGGGTAGCCGTGCCGGCTGATCGAGGTCTGGATGACCTCGAGGATCGCCATCTGCTTGGGACTCAGGCTCTTCCGGCGACGCGTTCGCGGGACGTCGGACTCGGGTGCGGAGTTCTCGCTCATGGTGCTCCTCAGGTATGCGATCCGGCGTCTCAGTTCGAATGTCGGAGGTCCGTGGTGGGGTATCCGTATCGAAACCGTATCCGAGAATCGCGCTGATGTGGAAGATCTGTTCGAGCGTGTCGGCCGAATATCGGATGTGTTTTTCGAAGAACGCTTGACAGATGTTCGAATTCGAAGATACCTTCGGAACGTAGCTTCGCATCAAAGGCTCCCGGCCGAGACGCGGATGCGAACGCTACGCCAACTTCACCGTTTCGGCGGGAGATGCAGAGGAGCCACGACATGAGCACCATCACCTTCAGCACCGCAGCAGTAGTTCTTCCGGTTCGCCCGGCGACGCGGCTCAAGCTGACGGCGCGTGGCCGCCGTGTCGTCCTCGCGATCGCGGCAGTGCCGCTCGCCGTGGGGATCGGCTTCGCCGCTCTCAGCGGCGGCAGCGCGATGGCATCGGGAGAGCAGGTGGCCACCGCGTCGTTCGCCACCGTGACGGTGATGCCGGGCGACACCCTGTGGTCGATCGCCGAGAGCATCGCACCGGCTGCCGATCCGCGCGAGGTCATCGGCGACATCACCCGCTTGAACGTCCTGCACGGCGGCGAGCTGCAGATCGGTCAGGAACTGGCCATCCCCGCGCAGTACTCCGAGTGAGGCCCCGCGCAGTCCTTCTGCGTCATGACGAGAGTCGAGTGGTCTGACGCGGCCTACCATGGGAAGGGTGACTGCATCACTGTCTGACCTCCCGCTTCGCGACGACCTTCGAGGCCTCACGCCGTATGGCGCTCCTCAGGCTCCGCTTCCGATCGCCCTGAACGTCAACGAGAACACGCATCCCGTGCCGGATGCCGTGGCGAGCGACATCCTCGACGACATCGCGGTCGCATTGCGGGATGTGAATCGGTACCCCGACCGTGAGTTCACAACGCTGCGCGAGGGATTCGCGGAGTATCTCGGACATGGACTCCAGCCCGAACAGATCTGGGCGGGCAACGGATCGAACGAGGTGCTCCAGCACATCCTCCAGGCGTTCGGGGGACCGGGGCGCACGGCGTTCAGCTTCGCACCGACGTACTCGATGTACCCGCTCATCGCCCAGGGCACGGGCGCGCGCTGGATCGCAGGCGCCCGCCAGCCCGACTACACGATCACGCCCGATGAGGCGGCCGCGCAGGTCGAGGAGCTCGACCCCGACGTCATCCTGCTGTGTTCCCCGAACAACCCCACGGGCACCCCGCTCGGTCTCGACGTGGTCGAGGCCGTCTACGAGGCGTCGCGCGGCATCGTGATCGTCGATGAGGCGTACCAGGAGTTCGCGCCGCACGAGGCGCCGTCGGCGCTGACTCTGCTCGACGGGCGACCGCGCCTCGCGGTGTCGCGCACGATGAGCAAGGCCTTCGCGTTCGCGGGAGCACGAGTGGGCTATCTTGCCGCCGACCCCGCGTTCATCGACGCTCTCCGCCTCGTGCGTCTGCCGTACCACCTGAGCGCCCTGACACAGGCGGCAGCGATCGCCGCTCTGCGCAACTCCGAGGTCATGCTGGGCATGGTCGAGGAGATCGTGGAACAGCGCGATCGCATCTCCGCCACCCTCGAGGCGCTGGGGTACACGCCCCACGAATCGTGGTCGAACTTCGTCCTGTTCGGCGGCGTCGCCGAACCGCAGCGGGTCTGGCAGCAGCTCTACGACCGAGGCGTCCTCATCCGCGATGTCGGAATCCCTGGACACCTGCGCGTCACCGCCGGCACCGAGGCGGAGACCACCGCGTTCCTCGACGCCCTCGCCTCGATAGGATCGGCTTCATGAGCAGCCCCGTCCAGACCCCGCGCACCGCCTCGCGTGTGCGCAGCACGTCGGAGTCCACCGTCGAGCTCGAACTGAACCTCGACGGCACCGGTGCGAGCCGCATCGACACGTCGGTGCCGTTCTTCGACCACATGCTCACGGCCTTCGCGAAGCACTCGCTCACCGACCTCACGGTGCGCGCCTCCGGTGACACGCAGATCGATGCGCACCACACGGTCGAGGACGTCTCGATCGTGCTCGGACAGGCCATCCTCGAGGCGCTCGGCGACAAGTCGGGCATCTCCCGCTACGGCGATGCGCTGGTGCCTCTCGACGAGGCGCTCGCGCAGGCGGTCGTCGACATCTCGGGGCGTCCCTACCTCGTGCACACCGGGGAGCCCGCAGGATTCGAGCACCACCTGATCGGCGGCCACTTCACGGGATCGCTGGTGCGTCACTCGTTCGAGGCCATCAGCTTCAACGCCGCGCTCACCGTGCACGTCCGGGTCCTCGGCGGCCGCGATCCGCACCACATCGCGGAGGCGGAGTACAAGGCGTTCGCCCGCGCGTTCCGTCAGGCCAAGGCTCTGGATCCGTCTGTGGACGGCATCCCCTCGACCAAGGGCGCACTGTGAGCAGCGCGCCTCGTGTCGCCGTCTTCGACTATGAATCCGGCAACGTCCACTCGGCGGTCAAGGCGCTCGTCGCGGCGGGTGCGGATGCGGTGCTCACCCGCGACCGCAAGGAGGCGCTCGAAGCCGACGGCCTCGTCGTGCCAGGCGTCGGCGCATTCCAGGCCGTCCGTGATGCGCTCTTCGCGCACGGCGGTGACGAGATCATCGATCGACGCCTCGCCGGAGGTCGCCCCGTGCTCGGGATCTGCGTCGGCATGCAGGTGCTCTTCGCGCACGGCGTCGAGCGCGGTCACGACACCGAGGGCCTGGCCGAGTGGCCGGGAGCCGTCACCGAGCTCAACGCTCCCGTGCTTCCGCACATGGGATGGAACACGGTCGAGCCGGGCTCCGACTCGGTGCTCTTCCGGGGTATCGAGAACGAGCGCTTCTACTTCGTGCACTCCTACGCCGCGCAGTCGTGGGAACTCGATGTGATCCCGCCGTTCCCGCAGCCGGTGCTCACCTGGTCGACGTACGGGGACCCGTTCCTCGCCGCTGTCGAGAACGGACCGCTGTCGGCCACCCAGTTCCACCCCGAGAAGTCCGGGGATGCGGGCATCCAGCTCCTCCGCAACTGGGTCGACAGTCTCCGCGGCTGACAGCGCGCGCTGACGGGCGTCGCACGCCCCCGACCGGTCCGCGCTGTCAGAACCCGCGAGCGACCGCGGCGGCAGCAGACAACCACGCCTGCTGCGTCGGCGCCGCGAGACCCCGAAGGCGCAGGTGACCGTCGACCATCTCACGGTCGAACGGGATGCTGACGACCTCACGAGCCAGCGGCTGGTAGCCCGCCACGACCTCAGCGACATCCGCGGACGACGCCTTCGGATCGGCCTGACTGACGACGACGACCGAATCGCGGGCCAGGCGGGCTGACCGCTCGTCGCGATCCTCCAGCGCCTCGAGAAGCAGTGCTCCTGCTTCGGCGTGGTCGTCGCGGGTCGTCGTGGCGACGACGATCTGGTCGGCGAGATCGATCATCCGCAGCCACATCGGGTCGGACTCGTCATTGCCGGAGTCGATGATGATCAGGCGGTAGAACTTCGCTGCC
This genomic interval from Microbacterium hydrocarbonoxydans contains the following:
- the ftsE gene encoding cell division ATP-binding protein FtsE → MIRFENVTKRYRGTARPALSGVDFEVQRGEFVFLVGASGSGKSSCLRLILREDVPTTGRVAVLGRDLRSLANRKVPYFRRHIGSVFQDFRLLPSKTVYQNVAFTLQVTGSSRGFIQQAVPEALALVGLDGKQKRMPHELSGGEQQRVAIARALVNRPQVLLADEPTGNLDPATSVDIMQLLARINAGGTTVLMATHEAAFVDQMQRRVIELRDGEMVRDEVHGGYGDTSNIPRLVPEEVRGAAAAAALTAVQEVQRQTSDLSIVRAALAEELSAQRKAAAASSDAVPTASETPEAQAAPLEEPVVEQPVVEQVAARMPGETTPVAPAGPRTHPIVLPEVDVAELGVADRLGLSDDGAEEVGPTS
- a CDS encoding DUF2510 domain-containing protein, whose translation is MEMPIHAVCVDHDFEGNTMTTPAGWYDDGSGRQRWWDGTQWTEHFAPVAEAPAAESAVEATAADAAAEASSTEDDLDATHDRASAETSTGSAAEAETADSIQSVAAVESQSWNTPAPTDAADDTVGQSASQTPAEDVAAPDAAPAWAASESPAATPADSAVESAPQQDFVAPGGTGPTAPLDGDVPPYANAAPSYPAAAPSYPGAAPSYPGAAPAQPGAYPTAPGYPAAAPSYPGAAAYAPAGQNYGAPGGYPPAYGAAAPAAPAGISIVGIVGLGLAALGTLLACIPVTFVFGWILLAAGFIVSLISLFLKGKKWPGITGLILSVVGTIIAVIVAIVFAVASVADAVDDLPTDSPSSGTEDGTDTPEVVEGELGAPVTIEQLSGTSEVTINSAKWATTDGSSIESTNGGYVILDVTFEGISGTSYVNPFYFSIETAEGAEGTYDYYVDGIVAEELAAGDTITGTITFDVAQSESYEIIFTDELLEEVARISITPSAG
- the prfB gene encoding peptide chain release factor 2 — its product is MLELDLSADIQALRLTYGDIREVLDVETIRSDIARLSEEAGAPDLWDDPERAQKVTSALSHRQSALARVEGIGRRLDDLEVLVDLANEMGDEDSAVEARAELNALTEIINQLEVQTLMDGEYDERSAIITIRSGAGGDDATDFAEMLMRMYLRWAERHKYPVKVLDTSYAEGAGIKSATFEIDAPYAFGTVSVEAGTHRLARISPFGSADKRQTSFAAVEVIPLMEEATEVDIPESDIRVDVFRSSGPGGQSVNTTDSAVRLTHLPTGIVVSMQNEKSQIQNRAAAMRVLQTRLLLLQKEEEAAKKKELAGNITASWGDQMRSYFLYGQQLVKDLRTGHESGNPAAVFDGDLDGFISAGIRWRKRKEED
- a CDS encoding MFS transporter produces the protein MVYLPTVLFSLGEGAVIPLIPVIASAMGADVAFAALVASALVVGQLCGNLPAGWAVARIGERVTMVIAGVIAIAAGVGMVLAPSLAVLAASVFLLGFCAAAFGLARHAFMTTRVPIAFRARALSLLGGSFRLGIFIGPFVAAGLLQLFGSESAAIWFFLGCLVVMVLLVLLGPDPEKTIPPTTAVRTASLSDDSGEVVTGSIPTVERTGIFRTMWQQRSVLGRLGLAAASLSAVRSARQVVLPLWGLSLGLDASTIALVVGISGAIDFALFYASGQVMDRFGRLWAAMPAMVLMGAGFLALSFTHDLDAAVLWFGMFAAVLGVGNGLSSGILLTLGADVAPKSEPAAFLGSWRTLTDAGGAVAPLLVSGIIAIASLPVAAATMGVVGLVGALGFIRWIPRFVPRTTKDSS
- a CDS encoding DUF2510 domain-containing protein is translated as MTTPAGWYDDGSGRQRWWDGSGWTQHTVESAPPAPQAESAPVPASAAPVQASAAQGAAASAPVEQPFVAPHVWQAPSPAADAGADPYPRADAPSAIAQNPYPWSGQPGAYPGQFTPAQPKTRASILGIIGLAVVVVGVILSCIPVISVVGWVLLGAGFVASLVSLFLPGTKWPGITGLAVGVVGSVLAIGVGLLSLGMTGLASPTPSPSASAEESEDPGADGGLPEGTETVPIGDLEVGHCLPLIEWDDEIYELPIVPCDQPHTDEVYLIFDAPDGDFPGDDELQRLATEKCDAGFATFIGVPYEESELDNYWFVPTEASWNRWNDRAIQCIAVSYEEITGTLEGAAR